The Corylus avellana chromosome ca8, CavTom2PMs-1.0 genome has a segment encoding these proteins:
- the LOC132190451 gene encoding glycine-rich cell wall structural protein 2-like yields the protein MGSLKPLALVALLISTFALLSESRVARKDLGLDLGGIGVSIGTGIGLGLGGGGGAGSGSGSGSVSGSGSGSGSGSGSASASGSGSGSGSGAGSEAGSYAGSRAGSGSGGNQGSGSGSGHGEGYGEGSGRGSGGGSGQGSGYGEGRGYGSGSGNGHGK from the coding sequence ATGGGTAGTTTGAAGCCCCTGGCTCTTGTTGCTTTGCTTATTTCAACATTTGCTTTGTTGTCTGAAAGCCGAGTGGCAAGAAAGGACCTAGGATTGGACCTTGGCGGGATTGGAGTTAGTATTGGTACTGGGATAGGCCTTGGACtaggaggaggaggtggtgcAGGCTCAGGCTCGGGTTCTGGGTCGGTCTCAGGCTCGGGCTCAGGCTCAGGCTCAGGTTCGGGTTCAGCTTCTGCCTCAGGATCAGGTTCTGGGTCAGGCTCGGGTGCAGGGTCAGAAGCAGGTTCGTATGCTGGGTCTAGGGCCGGATCAGGATCGGGAGGCAATCAAGGATCAGGCTCTGGCTCGGGACATGGTGAGGGTTATGGTGAGGGTTCTGGCAGAGGCAGTGGCGGTGGCTCCGGTCAAGGTTCTGGTTATGGTGAAGGCCGTGGCTATGGCTCAGGATCTGGGAACGGGCATGGAAAATGA